A genomic region of Fodinisporobacter ferrooxydans contains the following coding sequences:
- a CDS encoding DUF3243 domain-containing protein produces MAHVLENFDKWKEFLGNRVEAAQSAGMNTDKIADVAYQIGGFLSDKVDPKNSQERLLKQMWEVSSPEDRHALARTMVNLVSRDH; encoded by the coding sequence ATGGCACACGTACTTGAGAATTTTGATAAATGGAAAGAATTCTTGGGAAATCGTGTTGAAGCTGCCCAAAGTGCGGGCATGAATACCGATAAAATCGCCGATGTAGCATACCAGATTGGCGGTTTCTTATCGGACAAAGTGGATCCGAAAAATAGCCAGGAGCGCCTGCTCAAGCAAATGTGGGAAGTAAGCTCTCCGGAAGATCGGCATGCATTGGCCCGCACAATGGTAAATCTTGTGAGTCGTGATCATTAA
- a CDS encoding DNA polymerase III subunit alpha: MFTHLHVHSAYSLLNSTIRIPELIAETKRLGMQAVALTDTSVMYGAVEFYIQAKEAGLQPILGCELQTADASVSSSKHLHALVVLAETYQGYQNLLRLVSKSQCSAKFGIPQLSFDDFAACAKGCIVLTGGRRGRLAQLLASNHVQEAKEWLGKIVQAAGTKNVYVQIEDFGVQGEVDWVLQAVALAKEFGLSVAATNDVHYLAQEDAYLHDVVHAIRTGETLPSHAAPHVLETDQAYLKSAESMTERFAWIPTAIAATMEIAERCKAFALPIGQTIFPKFPVPKDLPAIDYLKRLCLLGAQNRYGNELQEHVIERLKYELEIIERMGFADYFLVVFDFMRFAHENGIVTGPGRGSAAGSLVAYVLQITDVDPLRYGLLFQRFLNPERISWPDIDIDFEYERRHEVIQYVVDRYGSDRVAQIVTFGTLAARAAIRDIGRVLGMQPQLVDRVAKLVPQALGITIQQAMVQEHRLKELYEQDASVRQLLEVAKRVEGLPRHTSTHAAGVVISDHPLTDYTPLQPGAEAGFLTQYAMESIENIGLLKMDFLGLKTLSVIQQTLRWVEKRTGIPLREQQIPDDDPLAFDLLGKGDTDGCFQLESFGVKHVLRELKPNCLEDIIAVISLYRPGPMENIETFIKAKHGQIPIRFPHPSLEPILKDTYGILIYQEQIMQIAAHMAGFSLGQADLLRRAVGKKKREILDEQRQKFVEGCLLQGYDEATSQMVYDLIVRFADYGFNRSHAAAYAVLAYRTAYLKANHAKEFMAALLTNVLQSQSKTSQYIDDCKQRGIAVLPPDINRSEEGFTPEPDGIRIALAVIKHIGSQTIQAILKVREERPFASLYDFVERMETRHLNKRVLEVLIQSGTMDAIIPSRKAAIGILDDLLEAVQKRRKGRGQMDLFAWEAPQQSTLERDFPYLHSEEFSEAERIAMEYETTGLYITGHPLDSVQEQLAQHCTHLIRDVSGCYGQTVAIGGRITSVKFVMTKKQQKMCFFQLEDRTGQIECILFPDSMLKNQDVLARGSFCACKGRVQGQDGEYKVHVSSIACIDANSSGATHLVSDERIHMDRQHSENERGTHKPEESLFIRMENDSVPLAQKLRELLRKYPGNHPVILVHSNPRRVIQLPDEFQVCRSEEMVLHIGKIVGAGNVAYAKRP; this comes from the coding sequence GTGTTTACGCATTTGCATGTGCATTCCGCCTATAGTTTATTGAATAGCACAATACGAATACCAGAGTTAATTGCTGAAACAAAGCGGCTGGGGATGCAGGCGGTCGCATTGACGGACACGTCCGTGATGTACGGTGCGGTTGAATTTTATATACAGGCAAAAGAGGCTGGATTGCAGCCGATTCTTGGATGTGAACTGCAAACGGCAGATGCAAGCGTATCGTCATCCAAACACTTGCATGCACTTGTAGTGCTTGCAGAGACGTATCAAGGGTATCAGAATCTGTTGCGTCTGGTAAGCAAAAGCCAATGCTCGGCCAAATTCGGGATCCCGCAACTTTCTTTCGACGATTTTGCTGCTTGTGCAAAAGGATGCATAGTTCTTACGGGCGGAAGACGCGGACGTTTGGCACAACTGCTCGCAAGCAATCACGTACAGGAAGCAAAAGAGTGGTTGGGAAAAATCGTGCAAGCTGCAGGAACAAAAAATGTATATGTACAAATCGAAGATTTTGGGGTGCAGGGGGAAGTTGATTGGGTTTTGCAAGCGGTCGCTCTTGCAAAGGAGTTCGGTTTATCTGTAGCAGCGACAAATGACGTCCATTATTTAGCGCAAGAGGATGCATATTTGCACGATGTAGTACATGCGATTCGCACCGGCGAGACATTGCCATCTCATGCAGCGCCACATGTGCTGGAGACGGATCAGGCGTATTTAAAAAGTGCAGAATCGATGACTGAGCGGTTTGCCTGGATACCGACTGCGATTGCCGCGACAATGGAAATTGCCGAGCGCTGCAAAGCATTCGCGCTGCCAATCGGGCAGACGATTTTCCCTAAATTCCCGGTTCCCAAAGATTTGCCTGCGATTGATTATTTAAAGCGGCTGTGCTTGCTTGGCGCGCAAAATCGGTATGGCAACGAGCTGCAAGAACACGTGATCGAGCGTTTAAAATACGAACTTGAAATTATTGAGAGAATGGGATTTGCCGATTATTTTCTCGTTGTGTTTGATTTCATGCGTTTTGCACATGAAAACGGGATTGTTACTGGCCCGGGCAGAGGATCGGCCGCCGGCAGTCTGGTTGCGTATGTCCTGCAGATTACAGACGTTGACCCGCTTCGGTATGGTCTCTTGTTCCAAAGGTTTCTCAATCCGGAACGAATTAGTTGGCCGGATATCGATATCGATTTTGAGTACGAGCGTCGACATGAAGTAATTCAATACGTAGTGGATCGTTATGGAAGTGACCGGGTTGCCCAGATTGTCACATTCGGAACTCTTGCCGCACGCGCCGCGATTCGTGATATTGGCAGAGTGCTGGGAATGCAGCCGCAGCTTGTGGATCGGGTAGCAAAATTGGTGCCGCAAGCTTTGGGGATCACCATTCAGCAGGCAATGGTGCAGGAACATAGGCTTAAGGAATTATATGAACAAGATGCCTCTGTGCGTCAATTGCTGGAAGTGGCAAAGCGGGTGGAAGGTCTTCCACGGCATACATCGACACATGCAGCAGGTGTTGTCATTTCCGATCATCCTCTGACAGATTACACTCCATTACAGCCGGGTGCAGAAGCTGGATTTCTGACTCAATACGCCATGGAGTCGATCGAAAACATCGGTTTGTTAAAAATGGATTTTCTCGGTCTCAAGACATTGTCGGTGATTCAGCAAACATTGCGCTGGGTTGAAAAGAGAACAGGCATTCCTTTGCGAGAACAGCAAATCCCGGATGATGATCCATTGGCTTTCGATCTTTTGGGCAAAGGCGACACGGATGGTTGTTTTCAATTGGAATCATTTGGTGTAAAACACGTACTGCGTGAGCTGAAACCAAATTGTCTGGAAGATATTATCGCAGTCATTTCTCTCTATCGTCCGGGGCCGATGGAAAACATCGAAACATTCATAAAAGCCAAACACGGTCAAATCCCCATTCGATTTCCGCATCCGAGCTTGGAACCGATCTTGAAAGATACGTATGGAATTCTGATATATCAGGAACAAATCATGCAAATCGCAGCACATATGGCAGGATTTTCCCTTGGGCAGGCGGATTTGTTGCGGCGGGCGGTCGGCAAGAAAAAACGGGAGATTCTCGATGAGCAGCGGCAAAAGTTTGTGGAAGGATGTTTGCTGCAGGGATATGATGAGGCAACATCCCAGATGGTATATGATCTGATCGTACGTTTTGCCGATTACGGATTCAACCGTTCTCATGCAGCAGCATATGCGGTTTTGGCATATCGAACCGCATATTTAAAAGCAAATCACGCAAAGGAATTCATGGCTGCATTATTGACAAACGTATTGCAGTCGCAATCAAAGACGAGCCAGTACATCGATGATTGCAAACAGCGAGGCATTGCCGTTTTGCCTCCTGATATCAACCGCAGTGAAGAGGGATTCACACCTGAACCGGACGGGATCCGGATCGCTTTGGCTGTCATCAAGCATATTGGTTCACAGACGATTCAGGCAATCCTGAAAGTCAGAGAGGAACGGCCTTTCGCATCCCTATATGATTTTGTCGAGCGTATGGAAACGCGCCATTTGAACAAACGCGTTTTAGAAGTATTGATCCAGTCGGGGACGATGGACGCGATCATACCATCGCGGAAGGCGGCAATCGGCATCTTGGATGATTTGCTGGAAGCTGTTCAAAAACGGCGGAAAGGCCGTGGACAGATGGATTTATTCGCATGGGAAGCACCGCAGCAGTCAACTTTGGAAAGGGATTTTCCCTATTTGCATAGCGAGGAATTTTCAGAAGCGGAACGTATAGCGATGGAATATGAAACGACCGGTCTGTATATCACAGGACATCCGTTAGATTCGGTGCAGGAACAATTGGCACAACATTGTACACACCTGATTCGCGATGTATCCGGATGTTATGGACAAACTGTGGCGATTGGCGGACGAATCACTTCGGTTAAATTTGTTATGACAAAAAAGCAACAAAAAATGTGCTTCTTTCAGTTGGAAGATCGGACAGGACAAATCGAATGTATTTTGTTTCCAGACTCCATGCTGAAAAACCAGGATGTATTAGCCCGAGGTTCTTTTTGTGCATGCAAAGGAAGGGTACAAGGCCAAGACGGTGAATATAAAGTACATGTATCATCGATTGCGTGTATTGACGCCAATTCTTCGGGTGCAACACATCTTGTTTCTGACGAACGCATTCACATGGACAGACAGCATTCGGAGAATGAACGGGGCACTCATAAGCCCGAGGAATCTCTTTTTATCCGCATGGAAAATGACTCGGTTCCGCTTGCCCAAAAGCTGCGGGAGCTTTTGCGCAAATATCCCGGAAACCATCCGGTGATTCTCGTGCATTCCAATCCGCGGCGGGTGATTCAACTGCCAGATGAATTTCAAGTTTGCAGGTCAGAGGAAATGGTGTTGCACATCGGGAAGATTGTGGGAGCAGGCAATGTTGCATATGCCAAACGGCCGTAA
- a CDS encoding glutamate decarboxylase → MWTVIYIAPNAKSAERIQDRLTSEGFLVKMRASNLAKQQYEILVPETELDEVQEVLKDILHSSHR, encoded by the coding sequence ATGTGGACAGTGATCTACATCGCACCGAACGCAAAATCGGCAGAACGAATTCAGGATCGACTGACATCTGAAGGTTTCTTGGTCAAAATGCGTGCCTCGAATTTAGCTAAACAGCAATATGAGATATTAGTCCCCGAAACTGAGTTGGATGAGGTGCAAGAAGTTCTCAAAGACATTTTGCATTCCTCACACCGGTAA
- the accD gene encoding acetyl-CoA carboxylase, carboxyltransferase subunit beta, whose product MLKDLFHKKTKYATIQSNEIARSAQDRVNSAQQAREQIPEGLMTKCKSCGEILFTKELEKNLKTCPKCGYHFPVTAYERIQWTFDDGRMFEFDTGLTTVNPLDFPGYEDKIAKAQTLTGLHEAVVTGEGTIGGFPVVAGIMDQRFIMASMGSVVGEKLTRAIEKAIVKKYPLIIFSASGGARMQEGIFSLMQMAKTSSALARLDDAGLLYISVLTNPTTGGVSASFASLGDLNIAEPGALIGFAGRRVIEQTIRQKLPDDFQSAEFLLKHGGLDKVVHRKEMKATLAKILELHTKGSGVYGG is encoded by the coding sequence GTGCTTAAGGACTTGTTTCATAAAAAAACAAAGTATGCGACCATTCAATCGAATGAAATCGCCCGTTCTGCGCAAGACCGGGTAAATTCAGCCCAGCAGGCCCGTGAACAAATACCGGAAGGGCTCATGACAAAATGCAAATCTTGCGGAGAGATTTTATTTACCAAGGAATTGGAAAAAAACCTGAAGACATGTCCGAAATGCGGATATCATTTTCCTGTAACCGCATATGAGCGGATTCAATGGACGTTTGACGATGGACGTATGTTTGAATTTGATACAGGCTTGACAACTGTAAATCCCCTGGATTTTCCAGGGTATGAAGATAAAATTGCAAAAGCCCAAACACTGACGGGGTTGCATGAAGCTGTCGTGACAGGAGAAGGTACGATCGGAGGATTTCCCGTCGTGGCCGGAATTATGGATCAGCGATTTATCATGGCGAGCATGGGATCTGTCGTCGGCGAAAAATTGACGCGCGCCATTGAGAAGGCGATTGTCAAAAAATATCCGTTGATCATATTTTCGGCGTCCGGCGGCGCCCGTATGCAGGAAGGCATTTTTTCCCTGATGCAAATGGCAAAAACAAGCAGTGCACTGGCTCGTCTGGATGATGCCGGACTGCTGTATATTTCGGTTCTTACCAATCCGACGACTGGCGGCGTATCTGCGAGTTTTGCCAGTCTTGGCGACTTGAATATTGCAGAACCGGGCGCTTTGATCGGGTTTGCCGGCAGACGTGTGATTGAACAAACGATTCGCCAAAAACTCCCGGATGATTTTCAGTCTGCCGAGTTTCTATTGAAGCATGGCGGACTTGATAAAGTAGTTCATAGAAAAGAAATGAAAGCAACGCTCGCGAAAATTCTCGAATTACACACGAAAGGCAGTGGAGTATATGGCGGGTGA